One genomic segment of Syngnathus acus chromosome 1, fSynAcu1.2, whole genome shotgun sequence includes these proteins:
- the LOC119120763 gene encoding voltage-dependent T-type calcium channel subunit alpha-1H-like isoform X5: protein MLDDCAAVDSFIVLPVMTDASEPEAHSGGASPQPRVSPEEEEEAEKLPYPWLAPVVLLALTQSSPPRSWCLRAVCHPWFERVSILAILLNCVTLGMFQPCDDTPVLLQALDDGIFAFFAGEMLVKMVALGIIGHNGYLGDPWNRLDFFIVVVGMLEYSLDGHNVSLSAIRTVRVLRPLRAINRVPSMRILVTLLLDTLPMLGNVLALCFFVFFIFGVVGVQLWAGLLRNRCFMADDVKTRLDVSTLSLYYRPGATDEHPFICSAERDNGMLRCADVPRRRVAGRACSLAAGERPAAAPAGAGPSCVNWHQYYNECRAGELNPHKGAINFDNIGYAWIAIFQVITLEGWVDIMYYVMDAHSFYNFIYFIFLIIFSETKQREHQLMKSEQRARQLHQSASTLASDSQPGSCYEEMIRYAAHLGRKAGRRLSRTLARAAAGPLCARRRRDPSQTNGLARRHSGHVSGDPHRTLEDRGPSNGGFNYPVIAPLLRHPADAQSAHRTRAVATETDDVLPLQLVAEHGGRAELPGELPSAAAAAACPHCDRRNRAWRPRNESPGGRAPGGGGGRGWACWAQVRSKLELIVASRYFNRGIMMAILINTLSMGIEYHQQPQELTDMLEISNVVFTSVFSLEMLLKVAALGLWGYVKNPYDGFDGVIVVISVWEVAGQAQGGLSVLRTFRLLRVLKLVRFLPALRRQLLVLVKTMDNVATFCMLLVLFIFIFSILGMHLFGCKFGLRQDSGDTLPDRKNFDSLLWATVTVFQILTQEDWNAVLYNGMASTTPLAALYFVALMTFGNYVLFNLLVAILVEGFQAEGDASRSDWDNEARSLSYEDEEKLRELYAAELKIWAMIGSPNGPLNPRASMPVVGQAEATPIVIYASAVESLQQQRSPLFQRQDTLGLPALSSSTEGPPQSPGRSAEMESPLSQRSRTAAASDDADETLYQKVRKVLEPYQPEWCAQHGDWSFFVFAPGNRFRLWCQKTMGHKMFDHIILLFIFLNCITIALERPDIHPHSMERAFLSVSNHIFTLIFVGEMMIKVVALGVCFGEGVYLQSSWNILDGVLVAVSLADILASAVAGGNRILGILRVLRLLRTLRPLRVISRAPGLKLVVETLITSLRPIGNIVLICCAFFIVFGILGVQLFKGKFFHCDGFNVTGITNKTQCLDAGHRWLRRKYNFDNLGQALMSLFVLSCKDGWVSIMYDGLDAVGVDQQPVRNNNPWMLLFFISFLLIVSFFVLNMFVGVVVENFHKCRQQQEEEEARLREEKRRKRLEKRRRKALEKPYYADYSPLRRSIHSVCTSHYLDLFITIIIFTNLLTMSMEHYKQPQYLVEILKYCNYVFTLVFVIEAVLKLVALGLRRFFKDRWNQLDLAIVLLSIMGITLEEIDLNASLPINPTIIRIMRVLRITRVLKLLKMATGMRALLDTVMQALPQVGNLGLLFMLLFFIYAALGVELFGKLECSEENPCEGLSRHATFHNFGMAFLTLFRVSTGDNWNGIMKDTLRECRPGERHCLSYLPLISPVYFVTFVLTAQFVLVNVVVAVLMKHLEDSNKEAQLEEMEERREREEAARRNSAASGGGEPAAAASVPAQARSEERCPGKPPSFGRMLSLPGDGWQPLGRGPYDACLAYGYSGSVSSLGSGSSLQVPGALPAIGHASLGSGQGGRPVIRLSRSIDGESPRRSGPPDRRLDSARSVDGCRSGPSRAAAEPRRLSSAGHSLDGCRPALVSSCSVDRQPSLKASGGRSQWLSPEASPDRNKLSPSYVPDLEIPTSFRAAGRRLRRQEAVRCDSSDQMGSADDVSGSRLAGAASSRSTPPCRRSSSVHTSKFTRAQRVISCRSRGDEAGKNTGASEPRPADDEEVRRIEARSHRHLAPPPDADEACGRLSPSVSPASSGNKKERVSPPPGEQPLATAAQLTDSSVELRRRTLSLDAAARPESD, encoded by the exons ATGTTGGATGACTGCGCCGCGGTGGATTCGTTCATT gTGCTCCCCGTCATGACGGACGCCTCGGAACCAGAAGCGCACAGTGGGGGGGCCTCGCCGCAGCCTCGCGTGtcgccggaggaggaggaggaagccgAGAAGCTGCCGTACCCCTGGCTGGCCCCAGTGGTTCTGTTGGCGCTTACGCAGAGCAGCCCGCCCAGGTCCTGGTGCCTGCGGGCCGTGTGCCACCC CTGGTTCGAGCGTGTCAGCATCTTGGCCATCCTGCTCAACTGCGTGACTTTGGGGATGTTCCAGCCCTGCGACGACACGCCCGTCCTCCTGCAG gcaCTGGACGACGGCATCTTTGCGTTCTTCGCCGGGGAGATGCTGGTCAAGATGGTGGCGCTGGGGATCATCGGCCACAACGGCTACCTGGGAGACCCGTGGAACCGGCTGGACTTCTTCATCGTGGTGGTGGG GATGCTGGAGTACTCGCTGGACGGCCACAACGTCAGCCTGTCGGCCATTCGCACCGTGCGTGTCCTGCGGCCACTCAGGGCCATCAACAGGGTTCCCA gCATGCGCATTCTGGTGACGCTGCTGCTAGACACGCTTCCCATGCTGGGCAACGTGTTGGCGCTGTGCTTCTTCGTCTTCTTCATCTTTGGCGTGGTGGGCGTGCAGCTGTGGGCGGGGCTCCTGAGGAACCGTTGCTTCATGGCGGACGACGTCAAGAC GCGCCTGGACGTGTCCACGCTGAGCCTTTACTACCGGCCGGGCGCCACCGACGAGCACCCGTTCATCTGCTCGGCCGAGCGGGACAACGGCATGCTGCGCTGCGCCGACGTGCCCCGCCGCCGCGTGGCCGGCAGGGCCTGCTCGCTGGCGGCCGGGGAAAGGCCGGCCGCGGCGCCGGCGGGGGCCGGCCCGTCGTGCGTCAACTGGCACCAGTACTACAACGAGTGTCGCGCCGGCGAGCTGAACCCGCACAAGGGAGCCATCAACTTTGACAACATCGGCTACGCCTGGATCGCCATTTTTCAG GTCATCACGCTGGAAGGCTGGGTGGACATCATGTACTACGTCATGGACGCCCACTCCTTCTACAACTTCATCTacttcatcttcctcattaTC TTCTCGGAGACCAAGCAGCGTGAGCACCAGCTGATGAAGTCGGAGCAGCGCGCCCGCCAACTGCACCAGTCGGCGTCCACGCTGGCCAGCGACAGCCAGCCGGGCAGCTGCTACGAGGAGATGATCCGCTACGCGGCGCACTTGGGCCGCAAGGCGGGCCGCCGCCTGTCCCGAACGCTGGCCCGGGCCGCCGCCGGCCCGCTCTGCGCCCGGCGCCGCCGGGACCCATCCCAGACCAACGGGCTGGCGCGCCGGCATTCCGGCCACGTGTCGGGCGACCCGCATCGGACGCTGGAGGACCGTGGCCCGAGTAACGGAGGCTTCAATTATCCCGTCATAGCGCCGCTCCTCAGGCACCCGGCGGACGCACAGAGCGCGCATCGCACGAGAGCGGTCGCCACGGAGACCGACGACGTGCTGCCACTGCAGCTCGTGGCCGAACACG GCGGTCGCGCGGAGCTGCCGGGCGAGCTCCCgtcggcggcagcggcggcggcctgTCCGCACTGCGACCGCCGCAACCGAGCGTGGCGGCCCCGCAACGAGAGCCCGGGCGGGAGGGCgccaggcggcggcggcggcagaggGTGGGCATGCTGGGCTCAAGTCAGGAGCAAACTGGAGCTCATCGTGGCTAGCCGATACTTCAACAGAGGCATCATGATGGCCATCCTCATCAACACGCTGTCCATGGGAATCGAGTACCACCAGCAG CCGCAGGAGCTGACGGACATGTTGGAGATCAGCAACGTGGTGTTCACCAGCGTCTTCAGCCTGGAGATGCTGCTCAAAGTGGCGGCGCTCGGCCTCTGGGGCTACGTCAAGAACCCGTACGACGGCTTCGACggcgtcatcgtcgtcatcag CGTGTGGGAGGTGGCGGGCCAGGCGCAGGGCGGCCTGTCGGTGCTGCGGACCTTCCGCCTGCTGCGGGTTCTCAAGTTGGTGCGCTTCCTGCCGGCGCTGAGGAGGCAGCTGCTGGTGCTCGTCAAGACCATGGACAACGTGGCCACCTTCTGCATGCTGCTCGTGctcttcattttcatcttcag CATCCTGGGCATGCACCTGTTTGGATGCAAGTTTGGCTTGCGCCAAGACAGCGGAGACACGCTCCCCGACAGGAAGAACTTTGACTCGCTGCTTTGGGCCACCGTCACCGTCTTCCAG ATCCTGACGCAGGAGGACTGGAACGCCGTCCTGTACAACGGCATGGCGTCCACCACGCCGCTGGCGGCGCTCTACTTTGTGGCGCTCATGACCTTCGGCAACTACGTCCTCTTCAACCTGCTGGTGGCCATCTTGGTGGAAGGCTTCCAGGCCGAA GGTGACGCCAGCCGCTCGGATTGGGACAATGAGGCCCGCTCGCTGTCGTACGAGGACGAGGAGAAGCTGAGGGAGTTGTACGCCGCCG AGCTGAAGATCTGGGCCATGATCGGCAGCCCCAACGGTCCCCTGAACCCCAGGGCGTCCATGCCTGTCGTCGGGCAGGCGGAAGCCACGCCCATCGTGATCTACGCCAGCGCGGTGGAGAGCCTCCAGCAGCAGAGGTCGCCG CTTTTTCAACGCCAAGACACGCTAGGCCTGCCCGCATTGTCGTCGTCAACGGAGGGGCCCCCGCAGAGCCCGGGCCGGTCGGCCGAGATGGAGTCGCCGCTGTCCCAGCGCAGCCGGACGGCCGCTGCTTCCGACGATGCGGACgag ACTTTGTACCAGAAAGTGCGCAAAGTGCTGGAGCCGTACCAGCCCGAGTGGTGCGCCCAGCACGGCGACTGGTCATTCTTCGTCTTTGCTCCGGGCAACCG ctTCAGGCTGTGGTGCCAGAAGACCATGGGCCACAAGATGTTTGACCACAtcatcctgctcttcatcttcctcaacTGCATCACCATTGCGCTGGAGAGGCCCGACATTCATCCGCACAGCATG GAGCGCGCCTTCCTCAGCGTGTCCAACCACATCTTCACTCTCATCTTTGTGGGCGAAATGATGATCaag GTGGTGGCCTTGGGCGTGTGCTTTGGAGAGGGCGTCTATCTGCAGAGCAGCTGGAACATCCTGGACGGGGTCCTGGTGGCCGTGTCCCTGGCGGACATCCTGGCCTCGGCGGTGGCGGGCGGCAAccgcatcctgggcatcctgCGCGTCCTGCGGCTGCTGCGCACCCTGCGACCGCTCAG GGTGATCAGTCGAGCTCCGGGCCTCAAACTGGTGGTGGAGACGCTGATCACGTCGCTCAGGCCCATCGGCAACATCGTCCTCATCTGCTGCGCTTTCTTCATTGTCTTTGGCATTCTGGGCGTTCAG TTATTCAAAGGCAAGTTCTTCCACTGCGACGGCTTCAACGTGACCGGCATCACCAACAAGACGCAGTGCTTGGATGCGGGCCACCGCTGGCTACGCAGGAAGTACAACTTTGACAACCTGGGACAG GCGCTGATGTCTCTCTTTGTGCTGTCGTGCAAAGACGGCTGGGTCAGCATCATGTACGACGGGCTGGACGCGGTCGGCGTGGACCAGCAG CCCGTGCGCAACAACAACCCGTGGATGCTGCTCTTCTTCATCTCCTTCCTGCTCATCGTCAGCTTCTTTGTGCTCAACATGTTTGTGGGCGTGGTGGTGGAGAACTTCCACAAGTGTCGccagcagcaggaggaggaggaggcccgCCTCCGCGAGGAGAAGCGACGCAAGCGCCTGGAGAAGAGGCGCCGCA agGCCCTGGAGAAGCCGTACTACGCCGACTACTCGCCGCTGCGTCGCTCCATCCACAGCGTGTGCACCAGCCACTATCTGGACCTcttcatcaccatcatcatcttcaccaACCTGCTCACCATGAGCATGGAGCATTACAAGCAGCCCCAG TACCTGGTGGAGATCCTCAAGTACTGCAACTACGTCTTCACGCTGGTCTTTGTCATCGAGGCCGTCCTCAAGCTGGTGGCGCTCGGCCTTCGGCGCTTCTTCAAAGACAG GTGGAACCAGTTGGACCTGGCCATCGTGCTGCTGTCCATCATGGGAATCACGCTGGAAGAAATCGACCTGAACGCCTCGCTGCCCATCAACCCCACCATCATCCGCATCATGAGGGTGCTGCGCATCACGCGCG TTCTGAAGCTGCTGAAGATGGCTACAGGGATGCGAGCTCTGCTGGACACCGTCATGCAGGCGCTGCCTCAG GTGGGGAATCTGGGTCTGCTCTTCATGTTGCTGTTCTTCATCTATGCAGCTCTGGGAGTTGAGCTCTTTGGAAAACTGG AGTGTTCCGAGGAGAACCCGTGCGAGGGCCTGAGCCGTCACGCCACCTTCCACAACTTTGGCATGGCCTTCCTGACACTCTTCCGAGTGTCCACCGGGGACAACTGGAACGGGATCATGAAG GACACGCTGCGCGAGTGCCGCCCGGGGGAGCGCCACTGCCTCAGCTACCTGCCGCTGATCTCGCCCGTCTACTTTGTCACCTTCGTGCTGACGGCGCAGTTTGTGCTGGTCAACGTGGTGGTGGCCGTCCTCATGAAGCACCTGGAGGACAGCAACAAGGAGGCGCAGCTGGAGGAGATGGAGGAGCGGAGGGAGCGCGAGGAGGCCGCCCGCAGGAACAGCGCCGCCTCGGGGGGCGGGgagcccgccgccgccgccagcgTGCCCGCTCAG GCGCGGTCAGAGGAGCGTTGCCCCGGCAAGCCGCCGAGCTTCGGCCGCATGCTGTCGCTGCCCGGCGACGGATGGCAGCCGCTCGGGCGCGGGCCGTACGACGCCTGCCTGGCCTACGGCTACTCAG GCTCGGTGTCGTCGCTGGGCTCCGGCTCCTCGTTGCAGGTCCCGGGCGCCCTCCCCGCCATCGGCCACGCCTCGCTGGGCTCGGGACAAGGCGGCCGCCCCGTCATCCGCCTCAGCCGGAGCATCGACGGAGAGTCGCCCCGACGAAGCGGCCCGCCCGACCGCCGCCTAGACTCGGCCCGCAGCGTGGACGGGTGCCGCTCGGGCCCCTCCCGGGCCGCCGCCGAGCCCCGCCGACTGAGctcggccgggcacagcctgGATGGATGCAGGCCCGCCCTGGTGTCCAGCTGCAGCGTGGACAGACAGCCGTCGCTCAAGGCCTCCGGGGGGCGCTCTCAGTGGCTGAGCCCTGAAGCCAGTCCGGATCGCAACAAGCTAAGCCCCTCGTACGTCCCCGACCTGGAGATCCCGACGTCGTTCCGTGCGGCCGGTCGGCGGCTGCGCAGACAA GAGGCCGTGCGCTGCGATTCGTCCGATCAAATGGGCTCGGCCGACGACGTTTCGGGCAGCCGCCTGGCCGGAGCCGCGTCTTCTCGGTCCACGCCGCCCTGCCGGCGCTCATCCAGCGTTCACACCTCCAAGTTCACTCGAGCGCAGAGAGTCATCTCGTGCCGGAGTCGCGGCGACGAGGCGGGAAAAAACACGGGGGCTTCGGAGCCCCGGCCGGCGGACGACGAGGAAGTGCGGCGCATCGAAGCGCGCTCGCACAGACACCTGGCGCCGCCGCCCGATGCCGACGAGGCCTGCGGGCGCCTCAGCCCATCCGTCTCGCCGGCGTCGAGCGGAAACAAGAAGGAGCGGGTGAGCCCGCCCCCGGGGGAGCAGCCGCTTGCCACGGCTGCGCAGTTGACGGACAGCAGCGTGGAGCTCAGGAGGCGGACGCTGTCGCTGGATGCCGCCGCTCGGCCCGAGTCCGACTGA